A region of the Gymnogyps californianus isolate 813 chromosome 20, ASM1813914v2, whole genome shotgun sequence genome:
AGCCCAAATGACTTGGCTCAAGTAGGCATTGTTCACTGTTTGCCCTTGCATAAATAAATTCAGTTGCCATGACATCACAAACGTTACCTCTTTGCTCCATGGCAATGGCTGAACTTTGtggagggaggggtgggaggcagagaaaacaaatcttgAACTCTGGAGGGAGACTATGAGAGCTGGAAAAGTGTGCAGGGAGCTGAATACTTACACAGTCCAGCCTTGAGAGTGGAACTGGTAACTTCTTGCATTGTGGTTGTTTACTTATGTGTTTTACCATTACCCAGCTGGTCTTCTGACTCGCCAGCGTTCTCCCTGTCCATTGGAGCACAATGACTGAACATCCTGCTCGAACTGAGTAATGGAACAGCTTATCTTGCTTATTACTCTCAACAGGGATTGTACCTTAATCTACTGGCTCAGGTGATTCTCATGGAACAGTACCCCAGAAGgataagaaaagtaatttgcaCTGGTTTTGTGCCGACAGTACTGTTCAAATGTGTATAGCCCAAAGCACTGGGTACTTTTAGTTGCGAGGCATCAGGCCACAAACTGTTATCAATCACAGCTGATGCTAACCAAAGGTTTCTAGAGGCTGTGGCTGCTCTATCAGCAGTTGATACCATTTCACTGTTTAGCTAGACTGAAGGCCAGAAAGTTGAAAGATGTGTCTGTGCTTGTACTGTGATtgttcttcattgcttttttcttttgatttaggTTAGACTATAGTTTAGACCCAAGAGCTTGTTTGACCCTGACTGCTTGAGTacagaggcaaagaaaggaTTGTTGTTTTTGAATGTGAAGAAGCAAACTTTCATCCATTTGCTTGGAAGCCTATTCTGTTGGGAATGGCAAGAAATCTACCCACAGCCTTCTTCATTTAGGTTTGGCTCAACACCCAGAAGAGAAGTGAAAAACTGTCTCCTCAATGGAGGATGACGGTGAACCTGAGCAGAGCTCCTGGGCTCATCTACCTGATGTCTGTCTGAGGCATGTCTTCCATTGGTTAGACGACAGGGATAGGTCTCAGGCTGCCTTGGTCTGTAAGAAATGGAGTTGGGCCATGTACTCGGGATCCCTCTGGAGAAGCAGAACCATCACATTCTACGGCCGACCATCAAGGGCACACTCATTGGAGTTTCAAAGTGCACTGTGGTATGTCAAGAAATTTGGCAAGTATTTGGAGCACCTTGAGATCAAGTTATCGAATCCTTACAATACTGCCTTTACCCAAAAATTTCAAGTGACTATGAGAGGTCTTCTTTCACACCTGGGTAAGCGTAACAGTCGCCTAGTATCCCTGAGCATCAAGTACCTGGAATTAGACCGCTTGATCTGGAAAAATGTGGTCAGGGCTCAGTTTATCAAGAACTTGGCTACCTTCCTGAAAAGAATGAGCAAACAGCTTGATTATTTCAACCTAAAAGGAGCAAGAGTAACCTTGGAAGAAGGCTGTGAGCTTCTGAATTCTCTGAGCTGCTTgacaaataaaagctttataTCTGAAATCAATATTGAGGATTTCTTCCATCTCCACCTTCCTGTCTACAGCAGCACCTTGTTCCACCAAACTATGTCCAAGTTCCACAGCCTGGTCATCCTGACTTTCAATTATAACTGCATCTCTGATGAACTGCTGGACATCCTGCGGGAGCACAGCGCTCATTCCCTGTGCACCTTGAATATCAAATGTCATATCCATGACCCTCATGGGCAAGTGGTCTGGGGAATGTCGTGGGCAAACTTGGCTAAGGCAGCCCCAAAACTGAACGTAAACTTCTTCTTTGAAAGAGTCATGAAGCATGATCACCTAGCCAGAATCCTGCTAGCGGAGATCCCAGTCAGGAGCATCAGTCTACGGAGCTGCTATTTCAGTGACCCAGAGTGGACAATGAGACCTACCCTCACCAACCTCCTCCCAGCCTACTGGCATGTTCTGCAGGTAAGGGAAACAATAGTGACATCTTAGTGCAGTATCACAAAGCTAAGCAATCGTGTAGGCTTTCTGCATAACAGTAGTCATCAATAGGCATTCCCGACTGCTTCAGTTTTATATAGAGAGGGTAATTTTCATAAGTGAGCCATTCCAGTGTTCCACGTATAGTATAGTTCAGGTAATTACCCTTGTCCAGTTACAATCCCCATTATGCTAGTCTTCGCTGTCAGGCTGATGTCAGGTTGCCCTcataaaaaactaaaacacccGAAATACTGGTGGTTGTAATGTCAGCTGTGAGCAAAAAGAACCTTTCAGGCAGGAAAACGTCATTTTTGTAAGAAAGCTTTAGGCTTATTCTGGTTAGACACCTCATTTTTAGTAACTGATAACATTCTTatcctttcagatttttctgaaccCCACCCTTTTGCAGGGAAATCTGCATATGAGGGAAATAGTCTGTACACCTTGTTTGCTTACAGAGCTGTAACCTGCATCAACCTACACTGATGGTTTTGCTCCATTTTGGCAATGCACAAATGTCTTACAGGACATGTAAATTAACTGGTGCCCACGTCAAAGCACTTTGGTGTCACCAAGGATGTGTCACCAAAGGTGTGCAACAGCTGACCCATGTAAATGAGCATCAGGTCTTTGCATGCCTGAGGGAAGCACACAGCCTTATACCTGATGGTTGCTGACAACTTTGATTTCTGTTGCATTGCAGAGTTTCCAATAAACATCAGAGATCTGTAAAGCTTTCTAGAAATTGTCTTCTGATCTGCTCTCGTATCTGGGATAATTTCCAATATGCCAAATAAGATCATGGCATGAGCTGTGGGTGTAGCGTCTTCTAATGGTAGTAGAAGTTGTCTCTCTGAGAATGGTATGTAATGCACAAGGGACTCCCCCATCTTAACAGGACAGTGGAGATCACTGTAGCATATACTGTTGTCATAATACAAAACTGATTCTCTGCTAATGTCAAGGTACAAAATTGATCTGCTGACAGTCACTTCTGTTGGTAAAATTGGGAAGCTCTTGTTTATTGAATTCTAGTTACTGTGCTCACAAGCTTTGTTCAGTAGCACTAACaatgttcattctttttcaagaaattaaCACTTGAATTAAACAATGACCATGAGCTGCTGGACGATGAGCTGCTACAGCTCATCTTATCATGCAAGAGGTtgttatttctgaaagtctGGGCATTTCTAAGTGTCACCTTTATGGAGAGGCTGCTACAAAACCgtgcagaaaggaaatgcattttgacTACCATAAAGGTAAGACTTTGTGCTTCAAAACTCCcattcccttcctctctccaatACCCAGAGAAAGGTGAGGTCCCCATGCCTACAGAAAGGTCACTTACggaaatgttaaaataactACCTTCCCTATATTGTGTTTTAGCATTATAACGAGCCTGAGAACCACTCACAGAAATGGGGCTTTCCAACCTACTTGGCAATATACAGAATACTATAGAAGTTTAATAACAAGCCCCAACAATTCTACAAGTCCTTCCTAGACTGGGGTTTCCTCTGTCATCTCTAGTTCAAGCTAGGGATTCTCAGTCACCTCCCAGGCTCAGTGCTTACGTCTATGCTTAAATTGAGGCAGGTGGGTTGAATCCCACGAAACTGCAAAAAGATATAAACACATCTCACTCTTTAGGGATGCTGTGTTGAACTGGGGCCAGATGACAACTGTACCTAGTGTAAACCATGCTGTCATGCTACTTTGCGTGCTAGATTCTGAATTCAGTAGATCCTCCCAGATCCGTGCAGATCCCAGGGATGCATCAGTTCTGGGGGTAAAAGGAACCTTTCTCTTCCCAAAAATTTTTTGGCAGGAGATGATGTTTGCAGAGTGAAAACAGAGTATAACCTCAAGATTTTACTCAAACCCAAGGAATTTGGCTTCTCTAGATTCCTCATTAGTCACAGAGGCTTCTTGTTGTCACGAGCTTTAATGGGCTGAGCCTGCTCCATGTATCTGAGAGACATGACTGTCATTCATGCATACAGGTCAGGATTTACACAGCCCGACAAGAGAGCAGTGAGGAGGATCGGCTGTTGTGTGATATTTACAGGAAGTTCAAATACCTGATTGACTCAGAGCTTAATTATTTTGTCATCACCTACCCAATGGTGTAAACCACAGCGGGAGAGAAGAACACCCAGTGACATCTGCAAGCAAAGAACGGATCCTTTGGGGGGCATTAGTAAGGGATTTGAATCTTGACAGCAGTGCCTCTGAAAGGGAAATACCATTACAGCAAGAGAGAGGCAACGGACAATTTTACACTTCATCCATTAAAATGTTGGACTTTGGAACCGGCCTTCTATGTCTCCAGCATCATTTATTCTTgcccttgctttgttttacctCGCCAGAACCAAAGGAAGCAGTGAGACCTTTTCCACCCTTACAGGCATCTCTAGTAAAAATAACGCCCTCCTCTTTTTTCAGCACTTCTCATTGTAGAGCTTCGAACACCTTACCAATGAAGCCCATCTCGTTGTTTCCATTTTACCGATAGGGAAACTGAGACATGGGGTGAGGAAGTGATTAGCCCAAAGTCAGCCTTGGCTTGATCTTGACTCAGATGCAGTCAGATGCACTATCCAGTGTGTCACCAGTCCCTACCTCCTGTTGTTTCATATACACCCTGTGCCTAGTTCTTAACAGCAGATGTTAAGAACAAAACATACCATGGCTGGTCCTGAGAGTCACCCCTCCCACTTGCCCAGCTTACCAACAAGTGACTTACAAGGAGACTCCTGCTCTAGCTTCCACAGCTTCTAGACCTTTCAATGGCAAAGGATATCATTGGTTGCACATGAGATAAATAACATGGAAGAAAGGacatttcctcttcttctgGAATTTTATTGCCAAGTGGGAGATTTCATCAGGCATTTTAGAGCATAGATAGCTGTAAGTACTAGGCCTGTTTTAATTACTTTGCACAACTAGAACCAGGACAGCATTGAGCCAAAACAATAAATCTGGAGGTTTGTCAATAAAATTTCAGGAGGAGCTGGCTCTTTGGAGCACACACAATCTCCCAGTATGACCGCTTCAGAAGTTGTTAATGTAAACAGACTCTCTCATTTGCATGCAGAGCACTTCGTCAATGTACAATGTATTCTCCTTGACCTGGATCTCCTCCTCCAAGGAAAGCTGTCGGCGGCTCAGACCTTTCAGCTCTGTctcagcctgtgccagtgtGTCCTTTAGTCTAACAGGGAAAATAATACACACAGACATTAGTTGAAAACACATGGAtagtttttttttcatatgggATAAGAAttctgagtgaaaaaaaaagatggaagggGATTCACAGAGAGACAATATCCGTGCAGCTTCCCTTAAAGTGTCCTGCCCTTAAGGGAAAAGCAATTCCCAACCTCTCAGGGAGAACAGCTGGGATTCAATGTTACTTTGACTCACTAAATTAACCCAGTAATCTATACCACAgattttcccctctttcatAATTTCCACTtgcctttgaatattttttgtaatcTCTTGAACTTCACTAATCAGCCTGTATTGTACTGTGTCATAACACAATTCCACATTGGGGCGATGGTTTCTTGCTTCCAGGCGGGTTTGAGCCACTCTAACAGGTCCTTCTTTATCAGTGATTGCTTTCTTTAAGGCTGCAATATTCTTCTCCTGTGAGGCAGTCTCATCCATCACCTTAACAAATCCAACAGAACTAAGTGCTGCACACTGTCTCTGACAATGGGTGAAATCATCAACATCTTCTTTAATAGTTACGGTAATAACAATCACAGTAACActcattattttgttatttcttcaaAGGATATTTTACAAAGGTCAGCCAGGATTATGATTCCTTCATTGGAAAGCAGGTGACACTGTTCTGAGTGAAACTGGAGATTTACGCtcagcaattaatttttaatattaacactCACATTTCATGTATCAAATTTCAAGCACATTGACCCTGATTTTATAAGTTATTAGGCTCTTATATCACAATCGTGAAAATTCTATAGAAGCCCCATGTAACTAAAAATCACAAGGGAAATCCTGACTTTACTGATGTCTACAGCAACACTTACATTGAGTGAGTGATTCCAGAAATTCACCTCTGTAGTGGTGCATacagagctgagaaaataaaatctaagacGACttgtgggggaggaggaggaatgtgACAGGGGTTGCCAATATTGCAAAGGTAAAATTCTTAAAGCAAAGTACCTCAAGCCACTGGATTGAGAAAACTGGTAGATAACCGAAGCCCATTGTTTCCACTTTTTCAGTGACTGTCCCCTACCACTTACCATTGCAAGGAGTGTCTCTAGCTTGTGCTTGGCATCCTTGACTTCCTTCACCCTATTTCTAAACGCAATATTCACCATCTCGCATTGCTTGCGCATGTCATTCGCTGTCTGCGAGAGGATGCCATCAATCAGCGCCCTCAGTGCCAAAGAATTGTTTCTCTGCTTGTCAGCCTTTTCAACATTTATGTTTGAGAAATTTAGCCAGTCTTCAGGGctaataaaactgaaagagattCAAAATAAAAGGTCATCAGCTGGCAGCATCAGGCCCTCTGTGACTTCATAAATCTATAATTACTCCACAAAACTGAGAACAAAGCAGTACTATTAACTGCATGTTCCAGAGCGCCAGTTGTGCTGGGAATTCTACAGATACAAAATAAAGACCCTCCCTGTCGcaaacatttcagaatgaaGTAGACAAGGGTAGGATGGAAACAAATTTGCTAAAGTCACAGAGCAACTTTGTTATAACTTTCCTTTCCCTGATAAAGGATTAAGTTGTTGTGGGGGAAACACAGATAATAATAACCAAGATTTCTTACAACACCTTTCATTAATTAAGCTGTTATTACTAATATAATTTAGCTGTTACTATTAATAGCAGGTAACTATTCACACAAAATATTCACTTATTCTCTCACACAGTTCACCACCTATAAGACAGTTGCTTATAGTGCCTGGTTGGAGCAATAGTTGGGAAGCCAACCCTGCCACTGTATCCCCAGAATTAGAGGGTCATACTTGTGCATCAGTGGCTTGCAGGCAGGTGTTTGGAAAGTTCCTCAGAGGGTTCCTTTTTTCATTGGATGGATATATAAAGTTGTAATTGTCATTTGTATATAGCAGCCAACACCACTCTGGGTGTGGTCTGAGTTATACAACCTGTTGTTGATGCACACTAACGTGCTAGCAGCAAGAGCTGTCAGTCTCTTGGTGTTCCAAGTTCGTCAGTTCTCGCACAACCAACAGTGTCCTTGGGAGACTGTCTCACACACACTGCTTTCTCAGtatgtttcctcttttcagcCCGTTTTTCTGTGCTAGCTATTTCTCCATCTAAACCATTCACACTATCCCACACAGAAGGGGCGCATTTGACAGGTTAATGACTGAGTCAGAAACAGACTCCACACCTCATGTGTCCCAGTCCAGCGTTCTCCCCACTAGGACAccctgggagaggagaagaag
Encoded here:
- the FBXO39 gene encoding F-box only protein 39, with amino-acid sequence MEDDGEPEQSSWAHLPDVCLRHVFHWLDDRDRSQAALVCKKWSWAMYSGSLWRSRTITFYGRPSRAHSLEFQSALWYVKKFGKYLEHLEIKLSNPYNTAFTQKFQVTMRGLLSHLGKRNSRLVSLSIKYLELDRLIWKNVVRAQFIKNLATFLKRMSKQLDYFNLKGARVTLEEGCELLNSLSCLTNKSFISEINIEDFFHLHLPVYSSTLFHQTMSKFHSLVILTFNYNCISDELLDILREHSAHSLCTLNIKCHIHDPHGQVVWGMSWANLAKAAPKLNVNFFFERVMKHDHLARILLAEIPVRSISLRSCYFSDPEWTMRPTLTNLLPAYWHVLQKLTLELNNDHELLDDELLQLILSCKRLLFLKVWAFLSVTFMERLLQNRAERKCILTTIKVRIYTARQESSEEDRLLCDIYRKFKYLIDSELNYFVITYPMV